gccAACACTGTATCTGCCTGTCTGGAGCTGAAACagggaaagaataaaattcaagccCTTgtgcaaaagaaacaaacaaacaaaaaacccaagacaCTTAGATCTAGAggttttcagataaacaatgaagcataaaacatatttttaaaaacatgtattttatacatGTACAGGTTTATGCATATTAATTATACATGTACACATTttaatatgtacacatacatacacatgtacaggGGTGTGTCATTTTATTgcgctttgcagatactgcaccTTTTACAAATCAAAGGTTTGCGGCAACCCTGGGTTCTCTAcaatgattagcattttttagcaataaaggttttttaaactaaggtatgtacattttgtTAAGAGACAGAATGCTATGGCACAATGAATAGATTATACTGAAGTGTGAACATAAAGTTTGATATgctctgggaaaccaaaaaatctgtGTTACCTCTTTATTGCCATATTCTCTTTACTGCGGACGCCTGGAACCAAACCAGCAATTTCTCCAGGATGTGCCTGTATTAACTCCCCAGTTTGAGAGATATCATTTAATTGTCACAGAAAgtgtatcatttttcttccctaGAGAACTGCCCACATTCTTGTTTTGGCTGATTgtattttcagttgaaatgtgaatctctcccttctctctgctgtgaGCTAGTAGTTGATCTAGAGGTTTGATTACATTCTGATTCAACTTTTCATGAAGACTGTGCTATGGGCAGTGTTCTGTGTTGTCTGTTACAGCACATGGGGTTGCACGTGCTGTACGGTGGTCCCATATCAGGAAGGAAAGGCGAAAATCAGGCGATGTCAATCTCGTCCATCAGAGTTTCGCCTAACAGTTTCCATCGCCATCAATTGCATCCTAAGTCTGCAGTTTTATTCCAACTTGCAATATAGTGATTTTCCTAATTCTGTTAATACTCctcaatctatttttaaattcatctaaTAAATTTGCTGCTCAGTTTCTTGAGTCCCATCCCTCCTTCTCTCTACTTCAGTTATTCATTCCCATACACAGTCCTCTGCTTCATTATCACCAATGAGTTCAGTGTCCATAATCTCAATTTGCAGCAGCaacttttcatctcatttttccaGTTTAACTTCCTTTCTTTTAGTTCCACCCAACTGTGACCATTTATCAACCAACTCTTACTTCctgctcttttctgtctcctctagCAAAGcaggaggtttttgtttttgtttttgtttttttcctctcaattgAGAACTTTTCCTCACCAACTCTAGTGTGGAACTCTAAGAGTCTGAGTCAGAAAAGTAACCAGAAATCATCATTCACACAATGCTACACAACATCTCAGTAACGCTgggggaaaagataaaaaggatcgtttccctttatcattatgaaatgacccGCTTTACCTGTTATTAGTTTCTTTATCGTGAAGTCTGATTTGCCTGATACTAATGTAGCCGCCCCAGCTTTCTCGTGTTGCTGTCCACACAATGTATctgttactttcattttacttCCAAACTACTTGTGTCCTCCTATTGAACGTGTAACTCTTGACATAATGTACAGTTGCCTGCATTTCCTTCTCATTTGCAATCTCTGTGTTTTTGCTGGAAAGAGGCACAATAAGGCGCTTCTTATTTTGcacatcaatattttatttcttcctctggttGCTGGTTACATTGCTGTACTGTCTTTCTGAAAATTCATCTTGTTGGAAGTTTATGAAGCCTGTATTTTTAAGTATGTATATTATGCTTTTAAAGGTTTACTTAAAATTGTACAACATTAAAATCATTTCCTCTGTTGGCAGTGACTACAGGGCTCTAAATGCATCCCATCCTCACAATTCACAGAGGCTCAAATTGTCCACGACCTAGCAGGTGCCTCCCATGTACAGAGGGAATCCACACAGCATCCGTTTCCTGTGCTTAAGAGGATTCATCACTAGGGATGATTTGTCAAGAGATTAGGAgttggaggctggaggctgtggATCAGTGTCCTCCAAGCTGTGTCGGATCCCATATCCAAAGTATATGGCGAATCCTAGTCGGGCAATGAGACAATGAGAAGGAAAAGTGGGTGCTCTCCCCACTTACAAAGGCCCAATAGGCCTCCTATTGTGGAGTCTCACacagtttgggggaggggtagTAGGAAGAGGGTTGGATTTAGTCACTTAGGAAGTCTCTTTATCCCAGAAAGTCACTTACCAATGGCACTCCAGATGCCAAACTGGGCCCAGGTCCAAGTGGTCATCTGCATCATCAAGTGGACATTCACGAAGATGCTCAGCACTAGGAGGACAGGCAGAGCAGGCACCTGCGGGCGAAGGCAGCTAACCCTGAGCGCGCCGCAGGCCTCGCCaaggcaggccccgcccccacggGGGGGGGGGCGACGCCAGGCCTGGTCACACGGAGCAGCCAGCGCCTCCCCAGGCTGGGTGTGAGAAGCACTGAGAGTGGACCAGGGAAGGGCCACTGGTTAGGGCGACTCGCCTCCTTCCCTGGTCCAGCCAAGATAGTTCAGACCTCACAGCGTGCAGACTTCCTTCACTCAGGGTGGATAGTTTGGGCACATAAGGTCACCCACCTtgaagggaggaggagtggggccctggggctgcctccagATGGTGACAGTGACCCCGGCGCTGAGCACCAGCAGCAGCACAGCCACCGTTGTACAGACGGGGTCTCCAGAGAACACACGGCGGGGCCACTGGGCCAGCACCAGGCTCAGGGCCGTCAGCAGGAGAACTGCAGGGTCCAGTGGGAGGAGAACAGGGTCAAGTCCAGAAGCCGGTGTGTCAGGCCttgggtcagacccctccccaaaCTGCCCTCATCAGGAAGCTCATATTATCTCCAAGAATCCTCAACACCTGCCAAGATCACAGTCCCACCCCATCCTCTCAATCTCTGAACACCTCCAAAGAGCCATCCCACGGCTCACCAAGCAGTAAGGCACATCCGTAAGCAATCCGGCCAGATTTCTGAGTGGGGCTGGTGTTCACACGGCCCCACAGAAGCTTTAGAACATTTGAGGTTCCTGCTTCAGGCCCAGGTTTGGAAGAACTTGGTTCACGTTCAGAAATTTCACTTTTGTTCTTTGTGTTCTCATTCTTGCTTGAATTCGGATCTGGCTGGTACCTGAATTAGAGGTATTAAGGAAATATTAACAGCAGCCCCTACTCAGCCAACATCAGCCAGCCTATCCCACATCTGTCCTGCCTCAAGCATGGCGGGACAGTTAGAAGGCAGCATGAGGGCAGAAGAGGACTAACTCCCCATCAATCTCCATGAGCCCAAGACCCCCAGCCGAGGTGTCATGGAGTCTCACCTGAGGACAAGAACAGAAAAAGGCATGATGGTGTAAGCAAGAAGGATCCCAAGAGATATCAGTTCCACGATGTCATGGAACTTGAAGAGTAACGCCAGGAGCCCTAggatgagtgtgtggggagggagtGAGAAGCCACTGGAAAAATCCAAAACAAGGAAGTTGATCAAAGAAGGAGAGTGATTTATTTACTCACCTGCAAGACTTCCAGAAGACGTGGTGGCCATGATGGGGGTGCCTGTGCTGGCACGGATGCGGGCAAGTTCCCGGAAAAGGAGCCCGTCATCTGCCATTGCATAGGTCATGCGAGACATGAAGAACATGGTACCTAggaggctggggaaaaaaatggaaatgtgtgtGAGGACACGGAGATACAGGACAGATTGGAGCATCTGATCCTCAATCTACTGCTCCTGAATCTATTTGGCATAAGGTGTATTTCCCTCTAAGTGTCTCTCAATGTCAAGGGACAGGATACCTGAGAATCTGACAGTAGATGGGGAGGAAGCCTTGACACTGACCTGTATAAAAGAGCACACAGGATGACAACAGCCATGACATAGCTGGCAGGGGCCCATCCAACATGGAGAAGAGCCTGCGGCAAGGGGTTGTAAGGATCAGTCTGGTAGTAGGGCACCATGAAGGTGAGTGACGCTGAGACGCCAGAAAACACCAAAAAGCAGATGAAGATGGAGATGGCCATGCTCAAGGGGATGGAGCGCTGTGGATTCCGGGCTCCCTTCCCTGCAGAAGGAGCGGAAGCGCTGGATCAGAACACACTGGGGTGAAAGCACAAAATCCCCTTCCCTCTTGAACCTCCAAAAGCAGGATAGTCTTCTACCAACCCCTATGCCCAAGGGCAGCCCAAACTGGCCAAACCTCTGATAGGAAACACGATCAGCATGTTACCTTTATTGACAATGAcagcaaaaccagaaaacaaatagTAACATAAAGCTGCTCCTCGGAGAATCCCATCAAAGCCGAAGGGCACAAACCCTCCAGAACCCAGAGGGCCCAACCTAtgagagaagaaatgaggaagaacGTGGGTGAGGTGTGTTCAGCCACCTCTGCTGGACTCCTCAGTTGACACCATGAGTCCTGAGCTCCAGGACCCGCAGCATCTGGATCCGCCAGCCCGGATCTCCTTAGTCCCCAACAttttcccagctctgccccaacCCCCCAAGGATCAAGAGTACCCTTCTGAGCTGTAGGTGCCATTGGGTCCAGATGCTGCCGAGTTATAGTCCTGCTCCGTGAGCTGCCAGTTGTGCAGATCTCCCTTAATGAAGCCAGAGAGGAGGATGAAGCCGAGAACCAAAAGGTTCAGACCAGTGAACACTTTGGCAACGAGGGGCGTCACACGAGCTCCTAAAATCAGTACTCCTGTGGGAAAGATGGGATATAAAACACTCAAAATAACCtccttagagacagaaagaagaacagTGGTACCCAGGGGCTGAGTGAGGGGACCAGGTCAGGTGGCAGACGGACAGTGACTGCTCAGGGGGAATGGGgtttccttctggggtgatgaaaatatttggaacttgatggaggtgatggttacacaacactgtgaatgtactaaatgttgTCACGTGTACACGTTAAGAGGCGTAATTTCTTATTGTGACAATCATCTCActtatatacatctatcaaaccATCACATTCTACACCTTAAGCCTGTGCAGTGTTCATgtcaagtatatctcaataaagctggaaaaaacagtaaaatgtttaattttatgctaTGAGAATTGCCtctgtattgaaaaaaaaaacttctctagTCCCAGTAGAGAGGAAGAAACTTCATCTAAGGAAATGATTCAGAGCAGGGCTGATTTTGCCTCCTAGGGGACATctggcaacgtctggagacattttgattGTCACACTTTGTGGGATGGGGCCACTGAGTAAAGGCCAGGGATGTACTCAACATCcaacagtcattttttaaaaacccttaatgCACAGGACTGCATCCCACACCAAAGAATGATCCAGCCCAAGCTGTATGTGGTGCCAAGGGGGAAAGAAATGATGGTCTATTTTTTGCCTTCCTGTCATAGTTCTTTCCCATCCTAATCTCCCACCATTCTGCCATCCAACTCTTTCCCACACAACTTCCCCTCCACACCCAACTCTTCCCATCCTATCTCTGACCCCTGTCTCACCAGTCATGAGCAACACCAGGCCCAGCGCCACAAAGTCTGGGTACGCGGCCAGGAAGTAGGGCATATGCACAGAGAAAGTGCCCTGTAGCCCCTGAGAGATGTGGTTCCCAGTCAGGCTGTCAAAGGCGTAGCTCCAGGCCTTGGCCACACAGGCGGTGTCTGCAGTGGCAATAGGACTATTTATTAACAAATGTAAATTCATTCCCTACTATGTGCCttgggactttaaaaaaaaaaaaaaaaaacaagataccTAATCTCAAAGAGAGATGGGAGGTCTGGGAGATGAGGGTCAAATTTAAATCAAGTGGTAAAGGAAAACCCCATGAAGGCAAGAGCTGAGCAAAGACTTCAAAGTGCTGAGGGATGCGCCTGTGGGACATGTCCCCCTCTCACCCACTTCTTACAGTTCCCTTTCCTTCTGGGTTCTCAGCCCAACCATTTAAGGAAAATGGGCTAGAGCAGAGTAGCATGACGTTATGGGGTTTTTCTGCCACT
This region of Camelus ferus isolate YT-003-E chromosome 9, BCGSAC_Cfer_1.0, whole genome shotgun sequence genomic DNA includes:
- the LOC102516723 gene encoding cationic amino acid transporter 3 — protein: MRCQDVLQFGQKLVCRQLLEPAEEYESHVAHLNILDLVVLGVGSTLWAGAYIMASAVAMHIAGPAIIISFLVAALSSLLSGLCYAELGARVPSSSSLYLSSYVTMGQLFAFITGWNFILFSVIYTACVAKAWSYAFDSLTGNHISQGLQGTFSVHMPYFLAAYPDFVALGLVLLMTGVLILGARVTPLVAKVFTGLNLLVLGFILLSGFIKGDLHNWQLTEQDYNSAASGPNGTYSSEGLGPLGSGGFVPFGFDGILRGAALCYYLFSGFAVIVNKGKGARNPQRSIPLSMAISIFICFLVFSGVSASLTFMVPYYQTDPYNPLPQALLHVGWAPASYVMAVVILCALLYSLLGTMFFMSRMTYAMADDGLLFRELARIRASTGTPIMATTSSGSLAGLLALLFKFHDIVELISLGILLAYTIMPFSVLVLRYQPDPNSSKNENTKNKSEISEREPSSSKPGPEAGTSNVLKLLWGRVNTSPTQKSGRIAYGCALLLVLLLTALSLVLAQWPRRVFSGDPVCTTVAVLLLVLSAGVTVTIWRQPQGPTPPPFKVPALPVLLVLSIFVNVHLMMQMTTWTWAQFGIWSAIGFAIYFGYGIRHSLEDTDPQPPASNS